A region from the Riemerella anatipestifer genome encodes:
- a CDS encoding restriction endonuclease subunit S, translating to MSDYININTFIETDISGDWGKEEEDKKHKLKVFCVRGADINSLNMGNYKEFPIRFVQEKSKDKFLKEENIIIEISGGSPTQSTGRVAFLENVDKDIICSNFCRALQIKKEFSAKYVFYLLQNIYKSDIFFNFESKTSGIKNLLYNSAFENIKVPNRDYAIQEKIVMTLSSIDKKIQLLHQLNDNLAQCHKKETKILVSFLFYFYLSIHKHW from the coding sequence ATGAGTGATTATATAAATATAAATACTTTTATAGAAACAGATATTTCTGGGGATTGGGGAAAGGAAGAAGAAGATAAAAAACATAAACTCAAAGTTTTTTGTGTGAGAGGAGCTGATATAAATAGTCTGAATATGGGAAATTACAAAGAGTTTCCTATCAGATTTGTACAAGAAAAAAGTAAAGATAAATTTCTGAAAGAAGAAAATATAATTATTGAAATTTCGGGAGGAAGTCCCACTCAATCAACTGGGAGAGTAGCTTTTTTAGAAAATGTAGATAAAGATATAATTTGTTCTAATTTTTGTAGAGCTCTACAAATCAAGAAGGAATTTTCAGCGAAATATGTATTCTATTTACTTCAAAATATTTACAAATCAGATATATTTTTCAATTTTGAGAGTAAAACGAGTGGGATAAAAAATTTATTATACAATTCAGCATTTGAAAACATTAAAGTTCCCAATAGAGATTATGCAATACAGGAGAAAATTGTGATGACTCTGTCATCAATAGATAAAAAAATCCAACTTCTCCATCAGCTAAATGATAATTTAGCACAATGCCATAAAAAAGAGACCAAAATTTTGGTCTCTTTTTTATTCTATTTCTATTTGTCCATTCATAAGCATTGGTAG
- a CDS encoding pyruvate decarboxylase — protein sequence MKKALILIGISSFFICTVGCTAWGDSLGYLNKNIKIKKVKKVVYFNPLVVPEIPEIYAPTYHAFYSAASDFLKDKNSGKIVRVDCAMSYDNIDTEYIKEICLNNNAEVALIPKVKYFKVGFGRYVFSNQVLVSAKLYDAEGNFIIETSYDTYKGNARLLGNAENSVKIGTIGMLKKMNKEIRRHKLNSEEKL from the coding sequence ATGAAAAAGGCACTAATTTTAATAGGTATATCTAGTTTTTTTATTTGTACTGTTGGGTGTACAGCTTGGGGAGATAGCCTTGGCTACCTGAATAAGAATATCAAAATAAAAAAAGTAAAAAAGGTGGTTTATTTTAATCCACTCGTCGTGCCTGAAATCCCTGAAATATATGCTCCTACCTATCATGCATTCTATAGTGCCGCAAGCGATTTTTTAAAAGACAAAAACAGTGGTAAAATTGTAAGAGTAGATTGTGCTATGTCTTACGATAATATCGATACTGAGTATATCAAAGAAATCTGCCTTAATAATAATGCTGAGGTGGCTTTAATCCCAAAAGTAAAGTATTTTAAAGTAGGTTTCGGACGCTATGTTTTTTCTAACCAAGTGCTTGTAAGTGCTAAACTTTATGACGCAGAAGGAAATTTTATCATTGAAACTTCTTATGACACTTATAAAGGAAATGCTAGATTACTGGGAAATGCTGAAAACTCCGTAAAAATAGGGACTATAGGTATGTTAAAAAAGATGAATAAAGAAATCAGACGCCACAAGCTAAATTCCGAAGAAAAATTATAA
- the xerA gene encoding site-specific tyrosine recombinase/integron integrase yields the protein MKELFKQKILSQMSDSLNFQQMELLEFVLRQNIESLNISDLTEKALNETPINLLHSFLSAKKIEGCSEKSLKYYFSTIEALLNKLNKNISDISTNDLRLYLSDYQNKNNSSKVTIDNIRRIFSSFFSWLEDEDYILKSPVRRIHKVKTAKTIKEILTDEEIEKLRDNSQNIRDLSIIEILSSTGMRVGELVKINIKDIDFQERSCIVTGKGNKQREVYFDARTKIHLLEYINQRKDNNEALFVSHSKPNKRLTINSIETILRKLGKKCNINKVHPHKFRRTLATMAIDKGMPIEQVQKLLGHTKIDTTMHYAMVNQINVKMAHRKFIS from the coding sequence ATGAAAGAGCTTTTTAAACAAAAAATCCTTAGTCAGATGAGTGATAGTTTGAATTTCCAACAAATGGAGTTATTAGAATTTGTGCTAAGACAAAATATTGAATCTCTCAATATCAGCGATTTAACAGAAAAAGCATTAAACGAAACTCCCATTAATTTACTTCATTCTTTTCTTTCTGCAAAGAAAATAGAAGGTTGTTCTGAAAAATCTCTGAAATACTATTTCTCCACCATTGAGGCACTTCTCAATAAATTAAATAAAAATATTAGTGATATTTCTACCAATGATTTGAGATTGTATCTGTCTGATTACCAAAACAAAAACAACAGTAGCAAAGTGACTATTGATAATATTAGACGAATTTTTTCCAGCTTTTTTTCGTGGTTAGAAGATGAAGATTATATCTTAAAATCCCCCGTTAGGAGAATCCACAAAGTAAAAACAGCCAAAACTATTAAGGAAATTTTAACCGATGAAGAGATTGAAAAATTAAGAGACAACTCTCAAAATATCAGAGATTTATCTATTATTGAAATTCTTTCTTCCACAGGAATGCGTGTGGGAGAATTGGTAAAAATTAATATAAAAGATATTGATTTTCAAGAGCGTTCGTGCATTGTTACAGGAAAAGGAAACAAACAACGAGAGGTATATTTTGATGCCCGAACAAAAATTCATCTTTTGGAATATATCAACCAACGGAAAGATAACAATGAGGCTCTTTTTGTATCTCATTCAAAACCTAATAAAAGACTTACTATCAATAGTATAGAAACTATTTTGCGAAAATTGGGAAAAAAATGTAACATTAATAAAGTGCATCCGCATAAATTTAGGAGAACTCTCGCTACAATGGCTATTGATAAAGGAATGCCAATAGAACAAGTACAGAAATTACTGGGACATACCAAGATAGATACCACAATGCACTACGCAATGGTGAATCAAATCAATGTAAAAATGGCTCATCGCAAATTTATTAGTTAG
- a CDS encoding Fic family protein — protein MENFNSGQYINQGYYKSFQPEFIHRDWNILDMSILQLLSKADRHLGRLDMYSHYVNIELFIKMHIAKEATQSSKIEGTQTNMEEAFLKKEEINLEKRNDWEEVQNYISAMNEAVKLLHTLPFSSRLIKQTHKILLQGVRGEHKHPGEYRTSQNWIGGASISDAVFIPPVHTSLNELMSDLEKFANDELNPLPDLIKIALIHYQFETIHPFLDGNGRVGRLLITLYLVDKGILKQPILYLSDFFEKHRTLYYDNLMRVRTHNDLGQWLKFFLTGVIETSQKGVETFDGILQLQKNIEFKIKELGTKSKDASKVIEYLYLNPIIDAQKVAEITGKTLRTAYNLIAELEKLGIIREITGASRGKLYVFEDYMNLFN, from the coding sequence ATGGAAAATTTCAATTCAGGGCAATATATCAACCAAGGTTATTATAAAAGTTTTCAACCAGAATTTATCCATAGAGACTGGAATATTCTGGATATGAGTATTTTACAACTTCTTAGTAAAGCTGATAGACATTTGGGAAGGCTGGATATGTATTCGCATTATGTAAATATTGAATTATTTATCAAAATGCACATTGCCAAAGAAGCCACGCAATCTTCCAAAATAGAAGGTACACAAACCAATATGGAAGAGGCTTTTTTGAAAAAAGAAGAGATTAACCTTGAAAAACGAAATGATTGGGAAGAGGTTCAAAATTACATTTCGGCAATGAATGAGGCGGTGAAACTTTTGCATACGCTTCCATTTTCATCACGGTTGATTAAACAAACGCATAAAATTCTTCTACAAGGTGTGCGTGGCGAACATAAACACCCTGGAGAGTACCGCACAAGCCAAAACTGGATTGGAGGAGCGTCCATTTCTGATGCAGTTTTTATTCCGCCTGTGCATACAAGTTTGAATGAATTGATGTCGGATTTGGAAAAATTTGCCAATGATGAACTCAATCCATTGCCTGATTTGATAAAAATTGCTCTTATTCATTATCAATTTGAAACCATACATCCTTTCTTGGACGGAAACGGGCGTGTGGGCAGACTTCTTATTACCCTATATTTGGTAGATAAAGGTATTCTAAAACAGCCTATTCTCTACCTTTCAGACTTTTTTGAAAAACACCGAACACTATATTATGACAATCTAATGCGTGTAAGAACGCATAATGATTTGGGGCAATGGCTTAAATTTTTCTTGACAGGTGTGATTGAAACTTCTCAAAAAGGAGTGGAAACTTTTGACGGAATTTTACAACTTCAAAAAAACATTGAGTTCAAAATAAAGGAATTGGGCACGAAAAGTAAGGATGCTAGCAAAGTGATAGAATATTTATATCTCAACCCAATCATAGACGCCCAAAAAGTGGCAGAAATCACAGGAAAAACCCTACGAACAGCTTATAATCTAATAGCAGAATTAGAAAAATTAGGCATTATTAGAGAAATTACAGGAGCTTCTCGTGGGAAACTCTATGTTTTTGAAGATTATATGAATTTATTTAATTAA
- a CDS encoding restriction endonuclease subunit S, giving the protein MVYNEILKREIPEEWEMKSLYEIANITMGQSPEGSSYNENKKGIIFFQGSTDFGWRFPLNRVYTTKPTRFAEENDILLSVRAPVGTINLAIERCCIGRGLCAINSKDGFNSFLIYQIEYFKYKFDYLNFIGTTFGSLTKDDLYNLKLSYPAKEILKNFEKIVNNWDKQVKLNTKQIHHLQSLRDTLLPMLMNGQIEIE; this is encoded by the coding sequence ATGGTTTATAATGAAATCCTAAAACGAGAAATTCCAGAGGAGTGGGAGATGAAAAGTCTTTATGAAATTGCAAACATTACTATGGGACAGTCACCTGAAGGTTCTTCATATAATGAAAATAAAAAAGGAATTATATTTTTCCAAGGCTCTACGGATTTTGGTTGGAGATTTCCCTTAAATAGAGTTTATACAACAAAACCAACAAGATTTGCAGAAGAAAATGATATTTTATTAAGTGTGAGAGCTCCTGTTGGCACCATAAATTTGGCAATAGAACGATGCTGTATTGGTAGAGGATTATGTGCGATCAATTCGAAAGATGGATTTAATTCATTTTTGATTTATCAAATAGAATATTTTAAGTACAAATTTGACTATTTGAATTTCATAGGTACAACATTTGGTTCTTTAACAAAAGATGATTTATATAATTTAAAATTATCTTATCCTGCAAAAGAAATTTTGAAAAATTTTGAAAAAATTGTAAATAATTGGGATAAACAAGTAAAATTAAATACTAAACAAATCCACCACCTACAATCCCTCCGCGACACTCTTCTACCAATGCTTATGAATGGACAAATAGAAATAGAATAA
- a CDS encoding DUF3800 domain-containing protein encodes MNIINIYCDESCHLQNDKQKVMVLGAVSCPAEKKEEIFKRLLSFKKKHKLIPKNKKNEKENRSYYELKWNKVSHSKLDYYKDVINYFFDDDDLSFRVLVVPNKNELDCEKFNHTHDTFYYKMYFGMLKAILSPENSHCIYIDIKDTRSREKVHKLERVLRNDKYDYQKKIIKRVQQVRSHEVEILQLTDLLIGAVSYINRGLNTSQAKNELIDLIKERSKYSLIKSTLLKEKKFNIFIWESQKPYFL; translated from the coding sequence ATGAATATTATAAATATATACTGTGATGAAAGTTGTCATTTACAAAATGATAAACAAAAAGTAATGGTTTTGGGAGCGGTTTCTTGTCCTGCTGAAAAAAAAGAAGAAATTTTTAAAAGACTTTTAAGTTTTAAGAAAAAACATAAGCTTATTCCCAAAAACAAAAAAAATGAAAAGGAAAATCGTTCGTATTATGAACTGAAATGGAATAAAGTTTCTCACTCTAAATTAGACTATTACAAAGATGTTATCAATTATTTTTTTGATGATGATGATTTGAGCTTTCGGGTATTGGTTGTTCCAAATAAAAATGAATTAGACTGCGAAAAATTCAATCATACTCACGATACTTTTTATTATAAAATGTATTTCGGAATGCTCAAAGCTATTTTAAGTCCTGAAAACTCGCATTGCATCTACATTGATATAAAAGATACACGAAGCAGAGAAAAAGTACATAAATTAGAGCGAGTTCTTAGAAATGATAAATATGATTATCAAAAAAAAATAATCAAACGCGTGCAACAAGTCCGTTCGCACGAGGTAGAAATTCTCCAACTTACTGATTTGCTTATTGGTGCTGTGAGTTATATCAATAGAGGATTAAATACCAGTCAAGCTAAAAATGAACTCATAGATTTAATAAAAGAGCGATCTAAATATTCTTTGATAAAATCTACTTTGTTGAAAGAAAAGAAATTTAATATTTTCATTTGGGAATCTCAAAAACCTTATTTTTTATGA
- a CDS encoding restriction endonuclease subunit S codes for MKDWIKTTIGEFIDFNPSEKLQKNTIAKKIPMDKLGTFERKIKGFELSEYKSGPKFKNGDTLLAKITPCLENGKTALVDILEDNEIAFGSSEFIVLRNNELSDYRFVYYLARSPYFREKAISCMEGTSGRKRVNEGTLKNLSINVPPLTTQQKIAKILSDLDDKIEVLSQLNDNLAQLAKTIYDYWFVQFDFPDENGKPYKSSGGKMVYNEILKREIPAEWEVKSVGEILKKNKPTIKINAKDYLLFGKIPVIDQSIDFICGYTNKIESLIESSDIPAIIFGDHTRILKLVDFDFARGADGTQILFSNNKKMPQYLLYHSLLKIDLSNYGYARHFKFLKEHKILLPNDRIAEKFVERVKILHKKIKTNRNEIHHLQTLRDTLLPMLMNGQIEVE; via the coding sequence TTGAAAGATTGGATAAAAACTACGATAGGTGAATTTATTGATTTTAATCCTTCGGAAAAGTTACAAAAAAACACAATTGCCAAAAAAATTCCTATGGATAAATTAGGAACTTTTGAGCGAAAAATAAAAGGATTTGAATTATCAGAATATAAATCGGGACCAAAGTTTAAAAACGGAGATACGCTCTTAGCTAAAATTACTCCTTGCTTAGAAAATGGAAAAACAGCTTTAGTGGATATTTTAGAAGATAATGAAATCGCTTTTGGCTCTTCTGAATTTATTGTGTTGAGAAACAATGAATTATCAGATTATAGATTTGTATATTATTTAGCAAGAAGTCCTTATTTTAGAGAAAAAGCCATTAGTTGTATGGAAGGAACTTCTGGAAGAAAAAGAGTTAACGAAGGAACTTTAAAAAATCTAAGCATCAATGTTCCACCACTCACTACTCAGCAAAAAATCGCCAAAATTCTTTCGGATTTAGACGATAAAATAGAGGTTTTAAGTCAACTAAATGATAATTTAGCACAATTAGCTAAGACTATTTATGATTATTGGTTTGTGCAATTTGATTTTCCCGATGAAAATGGAAAGCCCTATAAATCCAGTGGTGGAAAAATGGTTTATAACGAAATCCTAAAACGAGAAATCCCTGCGGAGTGGGAGGTGAAGTCTGTGGGAGAAATATTGAAAAAGAACAAGCCTACTATAAAAATTAATGCTAAAGATTATTTATTATTTGGAAAAATACCGGTTATAGATCAAAGTATAGATTTTATTTGTGGATATACAAATAAAATAGAAAGTCTTATTGAATCTTCTGATATTCCTGCTATCATTTTTGGAGACCATACGAGAATTCTAAAATTGGTGGATTTTGATTTCGCAAGAGGTGCTGATGGTACCCAGATCTTATTTAGTAATAATAAAAAAATGCCTCAATACTTATTATATCATTCTTTATTAAAAATAGACTTATCAAATTATGGTTATGCTCGCCATTTTAAATTTTTGAAAGAACACAAAATCTTACTTCCAAATGATAGAATTGCTGAAAAATTTGTTGAAAGGGTCAAAATACTTCATAAAAAAATTAAAACAAACAGAAATGAAATCCATCACTTACAAACCCTTCGCGATACCCTATTACCAATGTTGATGAATGGACAAATAGAAGTAGAATAA
- a CDS encoding HU family DNA-binding protein: MPVKFTVVEKPQPGIAGGGIKKWYAQAVSAGELTIDDMVKQIEKFSALSEADIKGVLVALENVAQEALANGYIVRLEKLGTLYPTLSSGGAATEKDFNQSLIKSVGVNYRPGKRILDSITAAGFEKAK, from the coding sequence ATGCCAGTAAAATTCACAGTAGTAGAAAAACCACAGCCTGGGATAGCAGGTGGTGGCATTAAAAAATGGTATGCCCAAGCTGTAAGTGCAGGTGAGCTCACCATAGACGATATGGTAAAACAAATAGAAAAATTCTCTGCTCTAAGTGAGGCGGATATCAAAGGGGTATTGGTTGCTTTAGAAAATGTAGCCCAAGAAGCCTTAGCCAATGGCTATATAGTTCGTTTAGAAAAGCTAGGTACCCTCTATCCTACCCTTAGCAGTGGCGGAGCGGCTACAGAGAAAGATTTTAATCAAAGTCTCATTAAATCGGTAGGCGTAAACTATCGCCCCGGTAAACGCATCTTAGATAGTATAACGGCGGCAGGTTTTGAAAAAGCAAAGTAA
- a CDS encoding HsdM family class I SAM-dependent methyltransferase: MTDIKYITETKKLIDDLKSVCANYGLGNDGNEFKIISQVFLYKYMNDKFSYEVKQMSPELASAENFQKAYEEMPEVKRQFLLARLGNKAPHLKPEQLLSHLFNNSNQPNFSEIYFDGTLRNISQENINLYSIKSTSGAKDTMFDELSKFITDPSQRDNFCKALVNKLVNFSFEKMFSEKYDFFATIFEYLIKDYNSDSGGKYAEYYTPHAVARIMASILVGKEEDVKDVKIYDPSAGSGTLLMNIAHAIGEKNCTIYSEDISQKSSNMLRLNLILNNLSHSIPNIVKGNTILEPSYLNTKFDYIVSNPPFKLDFSDYRDNLDKDSNRGRFFAGIPNIPKKDKDKMAIYLLFIQHIMYSLSEKGKAAIVVPTGFITAQSGIEKKIRQRLIDNGWLRGVVSMPSNIFASTGTNVSVLILDKNADNEHIVLMDASKLGETIKEGKNQRTVLTTEEEQKITDVFNEKKAVEELSVVVTAEEIKAKNYSFSAGQYFEIKIEYVEISAEEFAQKMNEFETTLKNLFEQSNQLDKEILENFKKLKFKG, encoded by the coding sequence ATGACGGATATAAAATACATTACCGAAACTAAAAAACTTATTGACGACCTAAAAAGCGTATGTGCTAACTATGGTCTGGGCAACGATGGAAATGAATTCAAAATCATTTCTCAGGTGTTTTTGTACAAATATATGAACGATAAATTTTCCTATGAAGTAAAGCAAATGAGCCCAGAATTGGCTTCTGCGGAAAATTTTCAGAAGGCTTACGAGGAAATGCCCGAAGTAAAAAGGCAATTTCTGTTGGCTCGTTTGGGGAATAAAGCCCCGCATTTAAAGCCCGAACAACTACTCTCGCATTTGTTTAATAATTCTAATCAGCCCAATTTTTCGGAAATTTATTTTGATGGAACGTTGAGAAACATTAGCCAAGAAAATATCAATTTATATTCTATCAAATCTACTTCTGGGGCAAAGGATACAATGTTTGATGAACTGAGTAAATTCATTACCGACCCTTCGCAACGCGATAATTTCTGTAAAGCATTGGTGAATAAGTTGGTGAATTTCAGTTTTGAAAAAATGTTTTCGGAAAAATACGATTTTTTTGCAACCATTTTTGAATATTTAATCAAAGACTACAACTCGGATTCTGGCGGAAAATATGCCGAATACTATACACCCCACGCGGTGGCTCGGATTATGGCGTCTATCTTGGTAGGAAAAGAAGAAGATGTTAAAGATGTTAAAATCTACGACCCATCGGCAGGGTCGGGGACTTTGTTGATGAATATTGCTCACGCCATTGGAGAGAAAAATTGCACGATTTATTCCGAAGATATTTCGCAAAAATCCAGCAATATGCTTAGGCTAAATTTGATACTCAATAATTTATCGCATTCCATTCCTAATATTGTAAAAGGGAATACCATTTTAGAGCCTTCGTATCTGAATACAAAGTTCGATTATATTGTTTCCAATCCGCCATTTAAGTTAGATTTTTCTGATTATAGAGATAATTTAGACAAAGATAGCAACCGCGGACGATTTTTTGCAGGAATTCCGAATATTCCTAAAAAAGACAAGGATAAAATGGCTATTTATTTGCTTTTTATTCAGCATATTATGTATTCGCTCAGTGAGAAAGGTAAGGCAGCAATAGTAGTACCTACGGGCTTTATTACGGCACAAAGTGGTATTGAAAAGAAAATTCGCCAGAGATTGATAGATAATGGCTGGCTTCGCGGAGTAGTGAGTATGCCGAGTAATATTTTTGCCAGTACAGGAACTAATGTTTCGGTATTGATTTTAGATAAAAATGCAGATAATGAGCATATTGTGTTAATGGACGCTTCTAAATTAGGGGAAACCATTAAGGAGGGAAAAAACCAACGCACGGTACTAACGACAGAAGAAGAGCAAAAAATAACCGATGTTTTCAATGAGAAAAAAGCGGTGGAAGAGCTATCGGTAGTGGTAACCGCCGAAGAAATAAAAGCGAAAAATTATAGCTTTTCGGCAGGGCAATATTTTGAAATTAAGATAGAATATGTGGAAATTTCTGCTGAAGAATTTGCCCAGAAGATGAATGAGTTTGAAACTACACTAAAAAATCTCTTTGAACAAAGCAATCAATTGGATAAAGAAATTTTAGAAAATTTTAAAAAGTTAAAATTTAAAGGGTAA
- a CDS encoding APC family permease, producing MSNIWRKKPIGAYEADMKKSELKRVLGKWSLTAIGVGAIIGGGIFVLTGTGAYYHAGPALALSFVIAGIACIFAALCYAEFASLLPVEGSAYAYAYGTIGEIFAWLIGWGLVLEYAMGSMTVAVSWSGYFNKLLKIIGIEIPYYLTNDFASAKQYAINHGLTEPSFAFNLPAFLIVLLVTAILVRGTKEAAGANNMIVLLKTSVVVFIIIVGALYINMDNLTPFIPEETLIKQADGHLGKAYGISGIIAGASAVFFAYIGFDAVSTQAAEAKNPKKDIPFAIITSLLVCTALYILMSLVLTGMMNYKDFGSVPDALTAPVAVAFEKATGMSWAVILITVAATVGLISVLLVMMLGQSRIFLGMAKDGLLPKMFKDIHPVRKTPYKNTLLVGAIVATVAASTPISTLVHMCSFGTLFAFAMVCFAVWLLRVKKPELKRDFKTPMLPVIASLGILTNIYLIWNLETSAIYMAIGWLIFGILVYFLYGRRNSVLNNGGYDEYE from the coding sequence ATGTCTAATATTTGGAGGAAAAAACCCATAGGTGCCTACGAAGCTGATATGAAAAAAAGTGAACTCAAACGAGTTCTTGGAAAATGGAGTCTTACCGCTATTGGAGTGGGAGCCATTATAGGTGGTGGTATTTTTGTACTTACAGGTACAGGAGCTTACTATCATGCTGGTCCTGCCCTAGCACTTTCATTTGTAATCGCTGGGATAGCGTGTATTTTTGCAGCTTTATGCTATGCTGAATTTGCCTCATTACTTCCTGTGGAAGGCTCTGCTTATGCCTACGCTTATGGTACTATTGGTGAAATTTTCGCATGGCTTATAGGCTGGGGACTTGTGCTAGAATACGCTATGGGTTCTATGACAGTGGCTGTGTCTTGGTCGGGCTACTTTAATAAATTATTAAAAATAATAGGCATAGAAATACCTTACTATCTCACTAACGATTTTGCTAGTGCCAAACAATATGCAATTAACCACGGCTTAACTGAACCATCTTTTGCTTTTAACCTCCCTGCCTTTCTTATTGTACTATTAGTAACCGCTATTTTAGTGAGAGGCACTAAAGAAGCTGCTGGAGCTAATAATATGATTGTTTTATTAAAAACTTCAGTAGTAGTTTTCATTATCATTGTTGGGGCATTGTACATCAATATGGATAACCTTACACCTTTTATTCCTGAAGAAACACTGATTAAACAAGCCGATGGACACCTCGGTAAAGCCTATGGTATTTCAGGCATTATAGCAGGAGCTTCTGCCGTATTTTTTGCTTATATTGGATTTGATGCTGTTTCTACCCAAGCAGCGGAAGCTAAAAACCCTAAAAAAGATATTCCTTTTGCTATCATCACCTCACTTTTGGTGTGTACGGCTCTTTACATACTAATGTCGTTAGTCCTTACGGGAATGATGAACTATAAAGATTTTGGTTCTGTACCTGATGCACTCACTGCACCTGTTGCCGTTGCTTTTGAAAAAGCGACAGGAATGAGTTGGGCAGTAATTCTCATCACAGTGGCTGCAACAGTAGGTCTTATCTCTGTTCTATTAGTAATGATGCTTGGTCAGTCTAGAATTTTCTTAGGCATGGCAAAAGATGGACTACTCCCAAAAATGTTTAAAGATATTCACCCTGTAAGAAAAACACCTTATAAAAACACCCTGCTAGTAGGTGCTATTGTAGCAACAGTAGCCGCTTCTACACCAATCAGTACTTTGGTACATATGTGTAGTTTTGGGACACTTTTCGCCTTTGCGATGGTTTGTTTTGCAGTTTGGTTATTGAGGGTTAAGAAACCTGAACTTAAAAGAGATTTTAAAACACCTATGCTTCCTGTGATAGCAAGTCTAGGGATTTTAACCAACATTTATCTTATTTGGAATTTAGAAACCTCTGCTATCTATATGGCGATAGGTTGGCTAATATTTGGTATTTTGGTTTACTTCCTCTACGGAAGACGCAACTCTGTACTGAATAATGGTGGTTACGATGAATATGAATAA
- the pnuC gene encoding nicotinamide riboside transporter PnuC, producing the protein MNFEELFLKPYETYATYQIVLEMVASIFGLLSVYFSMKKNILVYPTGIVSTIIYVYLLFKFGLLGDMMINFYYTVMSIYGWILWSQNSVDNVYIQATKATAKDWLISVGLFVLSVVLVGIIYYFKPYIDQNFSMEGVELGWYHLDWMNCTDIVTTAIFLVGMWLMAKRKVENWLFWILGDLISVPMYLYKGLGITSVQYFIFTILAIIGYIKWKKNISVENT; encoded by the coding sequence ATGAATTTTGAGGAGCTTTTTTTGAAACCTTACGAAACCTATGCGACTTACCAAATCGTTCTAGAAATGGTAGCTAGTATTTTTGGGTTGTTGAGTGTTTATTTTTCTATGAAGAAAAATATTTTGGTGTATCCTACGGGCATTGTAAGTACCATTATCTATGTTTATCTATTGTTCAAATTTGGGCTTTTAGGAGATATGATGATTAATTTCTACTATACCGTTATGAGTATTTATGGTTGGATATTATGGTCTCAGAATTCAGTGGATAATGTTTATATTCAAGCGACTAAGGCTACGGCAAAAGATTGGTTAATATCTGTGGGGCTATTTGTATTGAGTGTGGTTTTGGTAGGAATTATCTATTACTTTAAACCCTATATAGACCAAAATTTTTCTATGGAAGGCGTTGAATTGGGTTGGTATCATCTAGATTGGATGAACTGTACCGACATTGTAACAACGGCTATATTTTTAGTAGGGATGTGGCTGATGGCGAAAAGGAAAGTTGAGAACTGGCTGTTTTGGATTTTGGGAGACCTTATTAGTGTACCTATGTATCTCTATAAAGGTTTAGGGATAACCTCAGTACAGTATTTTATATTTACCATATTAGCAATTATAGGGTATATAAAATGGAAAAAAAATATTTCAGTTGAAAATACATAG